The sequence below is a genomic window from Bacteroidales bacterium.
CTGGCCCTGATGCTTGCCCAGAAAAGTAATGCGATTATTGATGCTGTAGAAATTGAGGATGAATCCGCAAGGCAGGCAGAACAAAACTTCAGGGAGAGCAAATGGCATGGCCGTATTAATATTTTTCAAACCTCAATTCAGAAATATGCCGTTGAATGCAACAAAAAGTACGATTGCATTATCTGCAACCCGCCCTATTTTCACGGGCAACTCACATGCCCGGATAAAATTAAAACCACTGCAAAACACAATACCCGCCTCAACTTTGAAGAGCTAAGCGGATGCGTAAGCAAACTGTTATCAGCAAAAGGAGCATTCTGGACTATCGTACCGTTAACGGAAAGCAAACGCCTGCTCACCACATTTCTGAAAGCAGGATTATTTTGTTCTCAAACCTGCCATATTTCAGACAAAA
It includes:
- a CDS encoding methyltransferase codes for the protein MKTLFTFREFTVCDSHCAMKLTSDAVLLGAVTNPGDAKRILDIGTGCGILALMLAQKSNAIIDAVEIEDESARQAEQNFRESKWHGRINIFQTSIQKYAVECNKKYDCIICNPPYFHGQLTCPDKIKTTAKHNTRLNFEELSGCVSKLLSAKGAFWTIVPLTESKRLLTTFLKAGLFCSQTCHISDKKENEPNRIVVAFSHNPPQQPILKELFLKYQDGKQSEDFKSLTKDFYL